One genomic window of Cannabis sativa cultivar Pink pepper isolate KNU-18-1 chromosome 2, ASM2916894v1, whole genome shotgun sequence includes the following:
- the LOC133033842 gene encoding sulfite reductase [ferredoxin], chloroplastic-like: protein MTTSFGATNTPVFNDPKGQIGSFQRLKSANSFALSFHTRPVHVFSASNRTLIRAVSTPAKPETVTEPKRSKVEIFKEQSNFIRYPLNEEILTDAPNINEAATQLIKFHGSYQQYNRDERGQKSYSFMLRTKNPCGKVPNQLYLTMDDLADQFGIGTLRLTTRQTFQLHGVLKKDLKTVMSSIIKNMGSTLGACGDLNRNVLAPAAPLVRKDYLFAQQTADNIAALLTPQSGFYYDVWVDGEQFMTVEPPEVTKVRNDNSHGTNFPDSPEPIYGTQFLPRKFKIAVTVPTDNSVDLLTNDIGVVVVTDDNGEPQGFNLYVGGGMGRTHRVETTFPQLALPLGYVPKEDILYAVKAIVVTQRENGRRDDRRYSRLKYLVSSWGIEKFRSAVEKFYGRKFEPNRELPEWEFKSYLGWHEQGDGNLFCGLHVDSGRVAGKMKKALREVIEKYGLSVRLTPNQNIILCDIRNSWRRPITTILAQAGLLHPRYVDPLNVTAMACPAMPLCPLAITEAERGIPDILKRVRAVFETVGLRYSESVVIRITGCPNGCARPYMAELGLVGDGPNSYQIWLGGTPNQTSLARTFMNKVKIHDLEKVLEPLFYHWKRKRQSKESFGAFANRLGFEKLQEMVDKWEGPVAASSRHNLKLFADKETYEAMDKLAKLQDKSAHQLAIEVIRDFVASQPNGKSE, encoded by the exons ATGACGACGTCGTTTGGAGCTACGAATACTCCCGTGTTCAACGATCCCAAGGGTCAGATTGGGAGCTTTCAGAGACTTAAGTCCGCTAACTCTTTCGCTTTGAGCTTTCATACTAGACCCGTTCATGTCTTTTCGGCTTCGAACCGTACGCTCATCAGAGCCGTTTCTACG CCGGCAAAGCCAGAGACTGTAACCGAGCCTAAGCGTAGTAAAGTTGAAATATTCAAAGAACAAAGTAATTTCATAAGATATCCTCTTAACGAGGAGATATTAACAGATGCCCCAAATATCAATGAGGCTGCTACACAATTGATCAAGTTCCATGGAAGCTATCAACAGTATAATAGAGATGAACGTGGTCAAAAGTCGTACTCATTTATGCTTCGTACGAAGAACCCTTGTGGGAAAGTCCCAAACCAACTTTACTTGACCATGGATGATCTTGCTGATCAGTTTGGAATTGGGACACTAAGATTAACTACGAGGCAGACATTTCAGCTACACGGGGTTCTAAAGAAGGACCTTAAGACAGTAATGAGTAGCATTATTAAAAACATGGGCTCAACTCTTGGTGCCTGTGGCGATCTCAATAGAAATGTACTTGCTCCAGCTGCCCCACTTGTTAGAAAAGATTATCTCTTTGCACAACAAACAGCGGACAACATTGCAGCCCTGTTAACTCCTCAGTCTGGTTTTTACTATGATGTGTGGGTGGATGGTGAGCAATTCATGACGGTAGAACCTCCTGAAGTAACCAAGGTCCGCAATGATAATTCTCATGGAACAAATTTCCCTGATTCACCCGAGCCTATCTACGGAACACAGTTCTTACCCAGGAAATTTAAAATTGCAGTTACTGTGCCAACAGATAACTCTGTGGATCTTCTCACAAATGACAttggtgttgttgttgttactGACGATAATGGGGAGCCTCAGGGTTTCAATTTATAT GTTGGTGGTGGTATGGGAAGAACTCACAGGGTGGAAACCACTTTTCCCCAACTGGCATTACCATTGGGATATGTCCCGAAAGAGGATATTTTGTATGCAGTGAAAGCTATTGTTGTTACACAGAGAGAAAATGGCAGAAGGGATGATCGTAGATACAGTAGGCTTAAGTATTTAGTAAGCTCTTGGGGGATTGAGAAGTTTAGAAGTGCTGTTGAGAAATTTTATGGAAGGAAATTTGAGCCTAACCGTGAATTGCCTGAGTGGGAATTTAAAAGCTACTTAGGATGGCATGAGCAG GGAGATGGCAATTTATTTTGTGGACTCCATGTTGATAGTGGTCGTGTAGCAGGGAAGATGAAGAAAGCACTGAGGGAGGTCATTGAAAAATATGGTTTGAGCGTGCGGCTAACACCAAATCAGAACATCATCTTGTGTGATATTCGAAATTCATGGAGGCGTCCCATCACTACAATACTTGCCCAAGCTGGTCTGCTG CATCCTAGATACGTAGATCCCCTTAATGTAACTGCTATGGCATGCCCGGCAATGCCTCTTTGCCCACTGGCAATAACTGAAGCAGAGCGAGGAATCCCCGACATCCTAAAGCGGGTTCGAGCAGTTTTTGAGACG GTTGGTCTAAGGTACAGTGAATCTGTGGTCATAAGGATAACTGGTTGTCCTAATGGTTGCGCCAGACCATACATGGCCGAACTTGGACTGGTTGGGGATGGTCCCAATAGCTACCAG ATTTGGCTTGGAGGAACACCCAACCAAACCTCCCTTGCAAGAACCTTCATGAACAAGGTTAAGATTCATGACCTTGAAAAAGTTTTGGAGCCATTGTTTTATCACTGGAAACGCAAACGCCAATCTAAAGAGTCATTTGGAGCCTTTGCAAATCGCTTG GGATTTGAAAAACTTCAAGAAATGGTTGACAAATGGGAAGGTCCAGTAGCTGCTTCATCACGACATAACCTGAAGCTTTTTGCAGACAAGGAGACATACGAAGCCATGGATAAACTGGCAAAACTGCAGGATAAGAGCGCGCATCAGCTAGCTATAGAAGTCATTCGCGATTTTGTTGCTTCCCAGCCAAATGGGAAAAGTGAATGA